A single Anatilimnocola floriformis DNA region contains:
- a CDS encoding efflux RND transporter periplasmic adaptor subunit → MSTTEIETPVASHDPDEVGEVPAAPRTQFSVVALVSFFGVAILAGLFLLGWLPRVRQSAALAHEVQRVHTALPRVTVERPRLSDRFSETLLPGDIEAMQETAVYARTTGYIRTLKVDIGQSVKAGETLALLDTPEIDAQVQQMQASLVESQAALESAKATARLSETKLVRAAALVAKAAASQQELDDAEAAEAVAKARVKLAEATIDVNRANLERTTQLQSFSTITAPFAGTITTRTAEVGQLVTAGNGDTQSLFRLASTNPVRVFVNVPQIYASGVAIGLKAEILVREQPGRKFTGEVVRTARAIDPRTRTLLTEIHIPNEDQALLTGSYVQVLMTLERANPPLMVAASALIVNAKGTHVAVVGPDQLIQLRAVKIEGDTGSEVGIATGLGPQDLVVINPGDRLSQGTKVDVEVLPAAKTAAVSK, encoded by the coding sequence ATGTCAACAACTGAAATCGAAACCCCGGTGGCTTCGCACGATCCTGACGAAGTCGGCGAAGTGCCTGCCGCGCCGCGCACGCAGTTTAGCGTCGTGGCGCTCGTGTCATTTTTCGGCGTGGCGATCCTGGCTGGACTGTTCTTGCTGGGTTGGTTGCCGCGCGTGCGGCAGTCGGCTGCGCTCGCGCACGAAGTGCAGCGCGTGCACACCGCGTTGCCGCGCGTGACGGTCGAACGGCCTCGCTTGTCCGATCGGTTCAGCGAGACGCTGTTGCCTGGCGACATCGAAGCCATGCAAGAAACTGCCGTCTACGCGCGAACGACTGGCTACATTCGCACACTGAAAGTCGATATCGGCCAGTCGGTGAAGGCTGGCGAAACGCTCGCCCTGCTCGACACACCCGAAATCGACGCTCAGGTTCAGCAGATGCAGGCATCGCTCGTCGAATCGCAAGCCGCGCTCGAAAGTGCTAAGGCAACTGCTCGCTTAAGTGAAACCAAGCTCGTGCGGGCAGCGGCGCTCGTGGCCAAGGCTGCCGCGTCGCAACAAGAACTGGATGATGCCGAAGCAGCCGAAGCCGTCGCCAAGGCCCGCGTGAAGCTGGCCGAAGCCACAATCGATGTGAATCGTGCGAACTTGGAACGCACGACTCAGCTGCAATCCTTCAGCACCATCACGGCGCCTTTCGCCGGCACCATCACAACTCGCACCGCCGAGGTTGGCCAACTCGTTACGGCTGGCAACGGCGACACCCAATCGCTGTTTCGCCTGGCGAGCACCAACCCTGTGCGCGTCTTCGTGAATGTGCCGCAGATTTATGCCTCCGGCGTGGCCATCGGCTTGAAAGCCGAGATCCTCGTACGCGAACAGCCCGGCCGCAAATTCACTGGCGAAGTCGTCCGCACGGCCCGAGCGATTGATCCGCGAACTCGCACGCTGCTCACCGAAATTCACATTCCCAACGAAGATCAGGCCTTACTGACGGGATCGTACGTCCAGGTGCTCATGACCCTCGAGCGCGCCAATCCGCCGCTGATGGTGGCTGCCTCGGCGCTGATCGTGAACGCCAAGGGAACTCATGTCGCCGTTGTGGGTCCGGATCAACTCATACAACTACGGGCCGTGAAAATTGAAGGGGACACCGGCTCGGAAGTTGGCATTGCGACTGGATTGGGGCCGCAGGATCTCGTGGTAATCAACCCCGGCGATCGCCTGAGCCAAGGGACGAAGGTCGATGTCGAAGTGCTCCCAGCGGCCAAGACCGCGGCAGTCTCGAAGTAA
- a CDS encoding GntR family transcriptional regulator, with protein sequence MTADLRLSMSDRIRAVLEQRIVDGTLQPGDRLVELNLAKEFGASQTPVREALKALENQRLIETGPYRGTYVRGISDREMEEAYHVRGALEQLAAELAAPKLKNNVAPLRAILADLYKAARQGDPAAYSKHNLAFHLEIVRASGNQLLVESWEALNFETRVRILLSRSPKPDFVERAREHDPIVDALEKGDGKAAGKLLKEHGLACLERWCSRDKDKPAEKAGKKIDAAANCLS encoded by the coding sequence ATGACTGCAGATCTGCGACTTTCGATGAGCGACCGGATTCGAGCGGTGCTGGAACAACGCATCGTCGACGGAACGCTGCAGCCTGGCGATCGCCTGGTGGAATTGAATCTGGCCAAGGAGTTCGGCGCCAGCCAGACTCCAGTTCGCGAAGCTCTCAAGGCTTTGGAAAACCAGCGGCTGATCGAAACAGGCCCCTATCGTGGCACGTACGTGCGCGGGATTAGCGATCGCGAGATGGAAGAGGCCTACCATGTTCGCGGCGCGCTCGAGCAGTTGGCTGCCGAACTGGCTGCTCCCAAGTTGAAAAATAACGTCGCGCCGCTGCGAGCGATTCTCGCCGATTTGTACAAGGCTGCGCGGCAAGGCGATCCCGCCGCCTACTCCAAACACAACCTGGCTTTCCATTTGGAAATCGTACGAGCTTCGGGCAATCAGTTGCTCGTCGAATCGTGGGAAGCACTCAATTTCGAAACACGTGTTCGCATCCTGTTGTCGCGCAGTCCCAAGCCTGATTTTGTCGAACGGGCGCGCGAGCACGATCCGATTGTCGATGCCCTGGAAAAAGGTGACGGCAAGGCTGCGGGCAAGCTGCTAAAGGAACACGGCTTGGCTTGTCTCGAACGTTGGTGCAGCCGTGACAAAGACAAGCCCGCCGAAAAGGCTGGCAAGAAGATCGACGCCGCGGCCAATTGCCTCTCCTGA
- a CDS encoding WXG100 family type VII secretion target: MPQAVVDPEELRQFAQSLKKFNAQLRDRASALGNQLATLSATWRDQEHKKFSEEFEQNMKVLLRFTESADQYVPYLLRKAEHIEDYLRS; the protein is encoded by the coding sequence ATGCCTCAAGCCGTTGTCGATCCGGAAGAACTCCGGCAGTTCGCCCAGAGTTTGAAAAAATTCAACGCCCAGCTGCGCGATCGTGCGAGCGCCCTCGGCAATCAACTCGCCACGCTCAGCGCCACCTGGCGGGATCAGGAGCACAAGAAGTTCTCCGAAGAGTTTGAGCAGAATATGAAAGTGCTGCTGCGGTTTACCGAATCAGCCGATCAGTACGTGCCCTATCTGCTCCGCAAGGCAGAGCACATCGAAGACTACCTCCGCTCGTGA
- a CDS encoding ferrochelatase, whose amino-acid sequence MYDAFLLVSFGGPEGPDDVLPFLENVLRGKNVPRERMLAVAEHYQNFGGVSPINQQNRELLAAIENEFRANGISLPVYWGNRNWHPLLPDTLAQMKRDGVQRALGFFTSAFSSYSGCRQYRENIAAAQQVVGEGAPEVDKLRMFYNHPGFIEPMIERTQAAFAQIPAERQTSTPLLFSAHSIPMSMAGNCRYEAQLREAARLIAEGIGHPEHRLVFQSRSGPPTQPWLEPDVGDVVKELAAAGTKDIVLVPVGFISDHMEVLYDLDHEAHDLAGELGVNFVRAGTVGVHPRFVRMIRELVTERMSGAEKPALGTFGPSHDVCPVDCCKYEPRRPT is encoded by the coding sequence ATGTACGACGCGTTTCTCCTCGTTTCCTTTGGCGGTCCCGAAGGCCCCGACGATGTCCTTCCGTTTCTCGAGAACGTGCTGCGGGGCAAGAATGTGCCGCGGGAGCGAATGCTGGCCGTGGCCGAGCATTATCAGAACTTCGGCGGCGTGAGCCCGATCAATCAGCAGAATCGAGAGCTGCTGGCCGCGATCGAGAATGAGTTTCGTGCAAACGGAATTTCGCTTCCCGTGTATTGGGGAAATCGCAATTGGCATCCGCTGTTGCCCGACACGCTCGCGCAGATGAAACGCGATGGCGTGCAGCGAGCGCTGGGATTTTTTACTTCGGCGTTCAGTTCGTACAGCGGCTGCCGGCAGTATCGCGAGAATATTGCAGCCGCTCAGCAAGTGGTCGGCGAAGGTGCGCCGGAGGTCGACAAGCTGCGGATGTTCTACAACCATCCGGGTTTCATCGAGCCGATGATCGAGCGCACACAGGCGGCGTTTGCACAGATTCCTGCTGAGCGACAGACGAGCACGCCGTTGCTCTTTTCAGCGCATAGCATTCCCATGTCGATGGCGGGGAACTGCCGGTACGAAGCTCAGCTGCGCGAAGCAGCCCGGCTGATTGCCGAAGGGATCGGCCATCCCGAACATCGGCTGGTATTTCAAAGCCGCAGCGGCCCGCCGACGCAGCCGTGGCTGGAACCGGATGTGGGTGACGTGGTGAAAGAATTAGCCGCGGCGGGGACGAAAGATATCGTCCTCGTGCCAGTCGGTTTTATTTCCGACCACATGGAAGTGCTGTACGACCTTGATCACGAAGCTCACGACCTGGCCGGCGAACTGGGGGTGAATTTTGTGCGCGCTGGCACTGTCGGTGTGCATCCGCGGTTTGTGCGGATGATTCGTGAATTGGTCACCGAGCGAATGAGCGGAGCAGAGAAGCCCGCGCTCGGTACCTTCGGACCGAGCCACGATGTGTGCCCGGTCGATTGTTGCAAGTACGAACCGCGACGGCCGACTTAG
- a CDS encoding efflux RND transporter permease subunit → MWIVKLALRRPYTFVVMAMLIAIAGVTAIFRMPTDIFPEIEIPVVAVIWTYSGISPDEMETRVVGNFERVLVSTVNNIEHIESQSLNGISVVKIFMQEGTNLDGAISQVVATSQQVTRSMPPGIFPPLVMRYNAANVPILQVSLDSDELNEQQLFDNATTGIRPGMATVPGAQLPYPYGGKVRQIMVDIDPERLHAWNLSPVDISNAVNAQNLIAPSGSAKVGAQEYNVRLNSSPDVVAALAEIPVKSVGSRTIYLKDIATVRDGFAPQTNIVRVDGKRGVMQPILKSGASTLAIVDGIKEKLPAVMATLPESLRVTLLSDQSIFVRHSIHGVVFEAAIAAGLTGLMILLFLGSWRSTLIVVISIPLSILVAIIILACLGQTLNVMTLGGLALAVGILVDDATVEIENIHRNLHLGKPLVPAILDGAQQIAMPAFVATLCICIVFVPVAFITGAARSLFVPLGMSVVFAMMTSYFLSRTLVPTMVHYLLAAEVDLYRGHGDEAAGKYNLIWRVHQAFNRQFDRLRNAYGLALAWVLAHRGVVLTGFAGLTVLSLAIYPLIGRDFFPSVDSGQIRLHVRAPAGTRIEETERYFAEINSVVRDVIPEHDIEKVIDNIGIPNSGINLALSDGSMMSSADGELFVTLAHDHQPAEEYIAKLRTALNDRFPDLVFYFQPPDIVTQVLNFGLAAPIDVQIVGPRRNYEQNYALAKQLSQQIAEIPGIVDAHVQQVPRTPELQLTADRTIMSQLGLSQRDVSSDLLVSLASSSQTAPNYWLDPKSGVQYPLVVQAPQYKIDSIEAIKALPVSQRITSADPQLLGNLIDVQHRVGPTNVTHYNIAQSFDVLASVQGSDLGSVSANIDKIVAKMRPDLPRGTTIAVRGQVQSMNTSFRGLSFGLIFAVVLVYLLMVVNFQSWLDPFIILTALPGALCGILWMLFVTQTTVSVPSLMGAIMCIGVATANSILLVTFANDQRKQGRSAHDAAWAAGVTRLRPVIMTALAMILGMLPMSIGLGEGGEQNAPLGRAVIGGLAVATFATLFIVPVIYSLMRSRTPSVAVDPDLA, encoded by the coding sequence ATGTGGATCGTGAAACTGGCGTTGCGCCGGCCCTACACGTTTGTCGTGATGGCGATGCTGATCGCCATCGCAGGCGTGACGGCGATCTTCCGCATGCCGACCGATATCTTTCCGGAAATCGAAATCCCGGTCGTCGCGGTCATCTGGACGTACTCAGGAATCTCGCCGGATGAAATGGAGACTCGCGTCGTCGGCAATTTCGAGCGCGTGTTGGTCTCGACGGTCAACAACATCGAACACATCGAGAGTCAATCGCTGAACGGTATCAGCGTCGTCAAAATCTTCATGCAGGAAGGGACCAATCTCGACGGCGCCATCTCGCAGGTCGTCGCGACTTCGCAGCAAGTCACCCGTTCGATGCCGCCAGGCATCTTTCCGCCGCTGGTAATGCGTTACAACGCGGCCAACGTGCCAATCTTGCAGGTTTCGCTCGACAGCGACGAACTCAACGAACAGCAACTCTTCGACAACGCCACCACCGGCATTCGTCCCGGCATGGCCACCGTCCCTGGCGCACAGCTGCCGTATCCCTACGGCGGCAAGGTGCGGCAAATCATGGTCGATATCGATCCGGAACGGCTGCATGCTTGGAATCTGTCGCCGGTCGATATCTCAAACGCGGTGAACGCGCAGAATCTAATCGCTCCGTCGGGATCAGCCAAAGTTGGTGCGCAGGAATACAACGTCCGCCTGAATAGCAGTCCTGATGTAGTCGCTGCCCTGGCCGAGATCCCGGTGAAGTCGGTCGGCTCGCGGACGATCTATTTGAAAGACATCGCCACGGTCCGTGATGGTTTTGCGCCACAGACGAATATCGTGCGCGTCGACGGCAAGCGGGGCGTGATGCAGCCGATTTTGAAATCGGGTGCGTCAACGCTGGCAATTGTCGATGGCATTAAGGAAAAGTTGCCAGCCGTGATGGCGACGCTGCCTGAGTCGTTGCGCGTGACGCTGCTCTCGGACCAATCGATCTTTGTTCGTCACTCGATTCACGGCGTGGTATTTGAAGCCGCGATCGCCGCCGGCCTGACGGGGTTGATGATTCTGCTCTTCCTGGGCTCGTGGCGCAGCACGCTGATCGTGGTGATCTCGATTCCGCTGTCGATCCTCGTAGCGATCATCATTCTCGCTTGCCTTGGGCAAACCCTGAACGTCATGACGCTCGGCGGGTTGGCGCTCGCGGTGGGAATTCTGGTCGACGATGCAACAGTGGAGATCGAAAATATCCACCGCAACCTGCATCTCGGCAAACCGCTGGTTCCGGCGATTCTCGATGGTGCACAGCAAATCGCCATGCCGGCCTTTGTGGCAACGCTCTGTATCTGCATCGTGTTCGTGCCGGTGGCGTTCATCACGGGTGCTGCTCGTTCGCTGTTCGTGCCGCTGGGCATGAGCGTGGTGTTTGCAATGATGACGAGCTACTTCCTCAGCCGCACCCTGGTACCCACGATGGTGCATTACCTGCTGGCCGCCGAAGTCGATTTGTATCGCGGCCACGGCGACGAAGCGGCCGGCAAATACAACTTGATCTGGCGCGTTCACCAAGCCTTCAATCGCCAATTCGATCGGCTGCGCAACGCTTATGGCTTGGCCTTGGCATGGGTGCTCGCTCATCGTGGCGTGGTGCTGACCGGGTTTGCCGGCCTGACGGTGCTGTCGCTGGCGATTTATCCGCTGATCGGCCGCGACTTTTTTCCCAGCGTCGACTCGGGACAAATTCGGTTGCACGTCCGAGCGCCGGCTGGCACGCGGATCGAAGAGACCGAGCGTTATTTTGCCGAGATCAACTCGGTTGTTCGCGACGTGATCCCTGAGCACGACATCGAAAAGGTGATCGATAACATCGGCATCCCAAACAGCGGTATCAATCTGGCCCTCAGCGATGGCTCGATGATGTCGTCGGCCGACGGCGAACTGTTCGTGACACTTGCGCACGATCATCAGCCGGCGGAGGAATACATCGCCAAGTTGCGCACCGCGCTCAACGATCGCTTTCCCGATCTGGTGTTTTATTTCCAACCGCCGGACATCGTCACGCAGGTGCTCAACTTCGGCCTGGCAGCGCCCATTGATGTGCAAATCGTCGGTCCGCGGCGAAACTACGAACAGAATTACGCGCTGGCCAAGCAGTTGTCGCAGCAGATCGCCGAAATCCCGGGGATTGTCGATGCCCACGTACAACAAGTGCCGCGGACTCCCGAACTACAACTCACCGCCGACCGCACAATCATGAGTCAGCTGGGTTTGTCGCAACGCGACGTGTCGAGCGACTTGCTCGTGTCGCTCGCCAGCAGTTCGCAGACGGCGCCAAACTATTGGCTTGATCCGAAATCGGGCGTGCAGTATCCGCTGGTGGTGCAAGCGCCGCAGTACAAGATCGATTCCATCGAAGCCATCAAGGCGTTGCCGGTCTCGCAGCGCATCACTTCGGCAGATCCGCAATTGCTGGGGAACTTGATCGACGTGCAACATCGCGTCGGCCCGACGAATGTGACGCATTACAACATTGCCCAAAGCTTCGACGTGCTCGCGAGCGTGCAAGGGAGCGACCTCGGTTCGGTCTCGGCCAATATCGATAAGATTGTCGCCAAGATGCGGCCTGACCTGCCGCGCGGTACGACGATCGCCGTGCGTGGTCAGGTGCAAAGCATGAACACTTCGTTCCGCGGTTTGAGCTTCGGTTTGATCTTCGCGGTTGTCCTCGTGTACCTGCTGATGGTGGTTAATTTTCAATCGTGGCTCGACCCGTTCATCATTCTCACGGCTCTTCCCGGCGCTCTTTGTGGCATCTTGTGGATGCTGTTTGTGACGCAGACCACGGTGAGCGTGCCGTCGCTAATGGGCGCGATCATGTGCATCGGCGTGGCCACGGCAAACTCGATTTTGCTCGTGACCTTTGCCAACGATCAGCGCAAACAAGGCCGCAGTGCTCACGATGCCGCGTGGGCAGCCGGTGTGACTCGCTTGCGGCCGGTCATCATGACGGCGCTGGCGATGATTCTTGGCATGTTGCCGATGTCGATCGGGCTCGGCGAAGGTGGTGAGCAAAATGCCCCGCTGGGCCGAGCAGTGATTGGTGGCTTGGCCGTCGCTACTTTCGCAACGTTGTTCATTGTTCCTGTGATCTACAGCTTGATGCGATCGCGCACCCCCAGTGTCGCCGTCGATCCTGATTTGGCTTGA